The genomic region GGACTACTGGCTGGAATCGCGCCTTCCCGATTCGGGCAGCGGTAATAGTAGTAGTAACGGAATGGACAGCCGGATGGGGGCCCGTGAGGCTATGGATCAGGCCTCGCAGGGAAGGACGTACTACTCCGGGGTCGTCTACAACAATGAATTCATGTACGAAGCCGCCGGGCGGACGTTCTTCCACCATCTGTGGCTGGACATCAACGGCCCGTGGATGGGGGAGAACAGCAGAACCTTCACCCCGACGAGAATGACCGAGCTCGCCGAGGACCTCGACAGCCTGTTCGCCATGCTGAACGATGCGCAGGACAGCGTGGGGAATTGGCGCACCAGCGCTGAAGAGGCCCTGAAAGGGGCGACCGCCGACGTCTTCGTGCAGCACCTGGTCAATCTTCAGTTGCGCTTCTACGATCTCGCTGCCCAGGTCGGCAGTTATCCCGAGCCTCTCCGAGACCTCAGGAACGCGGTCGTCATCACGGCGGGCAACAATATTCGCGGGCTGTACGACGAATGGCTCGCCACCGGCCTGTGGGACCCCTACCACGTCATCAGGAACTGGTTCGACGAGAACAGCGACATCGCCACGCTCAACAGGGGCGACGACACCTCCCAGATCGGGGACATCGGCAAGGCGAACGATCCCAATACCTGGAAGGAGATCCAGGAGCGGATCAAGAAGCACTGGCGCAACCAGTTGAACGACCTCATCGAAGGCGCCGCGGGGAGCATGCGGACCCTCGCCGGCACCTACACCGACACAGGCGGTGAGTTCGTCGAGGTCGAGCGGGACACGTCCCTGACACTCGACTGGTCCCCGGTGGGCGGCGGCGGTGGCCTCGGCCCTGGTCCCAACGGTGGCGATGAGGACGGCGACGGCAAGTCCGACGCCCAGAAGGAGTACGAGGACACGCTCGACGACTGGTACGAGAAGCAGACCCAGTGGCTGAAGGACAACCCGCCCGGCGGCGGTGAGGGCGACGGGGAAGGCGACGGCAGCGACGGCCCGTCCAAAGAGGACGAGTACAACGAGGCCCTCGACGATTGGTACCAGCGGCAGATCGACGATTTGGAGAGCGGCCCCGAAAGCAGTGAGGGCGACCTCGGCGGTGGGGATTCCGGTGGTGAGGGTCCGGCGTCGGAGGATGAGTACAACCAGGCGTTGGACGACTACTACCAGGACGCGACCGAGGATCTGCGCAGCGGCCCCGATGGTGGCGGCGGCGACCTCGGCGATGGCGGTGGTGATGGCTCCGGGAGCGACGGACCGGCGTCGGAGGACGAGTACAACCAGGCGTTGGACGACTACTACCAGGACGCGACCGAGGATCTGCGCAGCGGCCCCGATGGTGGCGGCGGCGACCTCGGCGATGGCGGTGGTGATGGCTCCGGGAGCGACGGACCGGCCTCGGAGGAACGGTTCAACCAGACGCTGGACGACTACTACAACCAGCAGGCCGACGAGCTTGAGCAGGAGATGGGCGGCCCGCCGCCGGTGGGCGGCGGCGGACAACTGGGCGGTGGCGGGAGCGGCGGCGGTTCGGGCAACCGGAACCGGCCGTCGGAGGAACGGTTCAACCAGTCGCTGGACGACTACTACAACCAGCAGGCCGACGAGCTCGACGAGCAGCTCAACGGAGGCCCCGACTCCGGTGGCGGTGACCTCGGGGGTGACGGTAGCGGCTCCCAGCCGTCGGCCGAGGAGTACGAGCAGCGTCTCGACGAGTACTACAAGGAGCAGACCGGCGGCTTGGACCGCCTCATGCGGGAGTCGCCCGACCCCGACGGTGACGGCCGCACCGACGACGGCGAAGCGCTCACCCCCGCGCAGCAGGAGTACCAGAGCCTGCTCGACGACTACTACCAGGAGCAGTCCGCCGACCTGGAACGGCTTGTGTCCGGTCCCGAGGGAGGCGGCGGCGACCTCGGCGGCGACGGTGGTGAGGACTCACGGTCGTCGGCCGAGGAGTACGAGCAGCGCCTCCAGGAGTACTACGACGACGAGAGTGCCGACCTCGACCGGTTGCGCTCCGACGTCGACGACATCACCGACGAGAACGGGAACCCCCCGCCGGAGCTGGAGGAGTACCGGGAGCAGCTGTCGGACTACTACGACCGGCGCAGCCAGGAGCTGGACGACCTCGTCGCCGGCCCGGAGTCCGGTGGCGGCGGCCTGGGCGGCGACGGCGGCGGTGGCAGCGACGCCGCTGACGAGTACCAGCGTCGTCTGGACGAGTACTACGACCAGCAGCGCGCCGACCTCGAAGAGCGGATGAACGCCGGCCCCGAGGCCGGTGGCGGCGGCCTCGGTGACTCCCTGGGCCGCGACTACGGCGGCGGCCAAGGGGACGGCGAGCCCTCCTACTCCATCGGTGACGGGTGGAACAGCCCCGGCGCGCAGGACCAGGCGCTGGCCCCCAGCGCCTCGGGCGGCCGACCGGACGCCAACGGCATCCAGTCCGGCGGGGGTGACCTGCGCAGCGACCCCGGTTCCGGTGGCGGCGGTGACGCGTTCACCGGTGCGGTCGGCGGCAACGGCCAGGGCAGCGGCAACTTCGGCGGGCTAGGCGCGGGCATGGGCGCCGGCGGGATGCCGCCGATGATGCCTCCCATGGGCGGCGGCATGGGCGGCATGGGCGGAGGTGGAGGTCAGGGCGAATCGCGCACCCGCTCCACCTGGCTCTCCGAGGACGAACGCGTCTGGGGCACCAGCGAGGGCGACAGGCTCTCGGTTCTGGGCCGCCCCGGTCCCGGCGACATGACGAAGGGGAATCCCGATGAGTACGTACCAGGAGCAGGCGGAGCAGGCGCTCGCACGTCTACGGGAGCAGCAGGAGAAGGTCACCCGGGCAAGCGCAAGCCTGGCATCGGCAACCGAAGAGGCCGTCTCCAAGGACCGGGCGATCAGCGCGAAGATCAACGCTGAGGGCGAGATCGTGGAGTTGAAGTTCCACACCACCGCCTACAAGTCCATGCCGCCGGCGGAGTTGTCCGCGGCGGTCCTGGACGTCGTCAGGCGGGCCCGGGACCGCATGCAGGACCGGGTGATGGCGGCGTACACACCCTTCGCCCCCGAGGGCATCGACATGGAGGCCGCGCGGGCGGGTGGGTTCGACCCCGCCAAGATGCTGGCCGACCTCGGTCTGGACAAGCTCGACTTCACCGACCCGAGCCGCTTCGGCCGCTGAC from Nocardiopsis aegyptia harbors:
- a CDS encoding YbaB/EbfC family nucleoid-associated protein translates to MASATEEAVSKDRAISAKINAEGEIVELKFHTTAYKSMPPAELSAAVLDVVRRARDRMQDRVMAAYTPFAPEGIDMEAARAGGFDPAKMLADLGLDKLDFTDPSRFGR